AGCGGCTTGAGAATCTCGCGTACCGCACGATCATCGTGGGCTTCGTCCTGTGGACGTTCACGCTCATCGCCGGCTCGATCTGGGCAGAGGCCGCGTGGGGCCGCTACTGGGGCTGGGACACCAAGGAAGTCTGGACCTTCATCGTCTGGGTGATCTATGCCGGGTTCGTGCATGCGCGAGCGACGAAGGGCTGGCGCGGTGGTCGTGCTGCTTGGTTGGCGATCATCGGCTTTGCGACGGTGATCTTCAACTTCACCGTGGTGAACATCTTCTTCAACGGCCTGCACAGCTACTCGGGGTTGTAAGCCGCGAGCCTACCGGCCGTGGACTGCCTCCGCTCTGTGAGCCGTCACGCACGCAAACCCTATGAATGAGCTGTGATAGCGTTGTGAAGATTTTGTGTCACAACGTGGGACACAGCGAAGATTCCGTGGGGGGAACCAGGGTTGAGTAGTGCAATTGCGCAGTCGCGTCATGACGGGGAAACGGGCGTTGCGAGGTGGAAGCGCGGAGTCATAGCGCTGATGGCGCTCACGGTGGCATTCATTCTCACCGCGTGTGGAGCCGTTGTTGACACCACACTTGTGATCAAAGCCGATGGCAGCGGATCCCGCGCGATATCCGCGACTGTCGAAGCAGACGACCTTGAGAAGGTCGATGGCGGAGCTGCTGCCATCGACAAGGCCATCACCGAGAACATCCCCGAAGGAATGGAGTACGGGGGTCAAAAAGCGGGCAGTGACGGTGCAGCCGTCTACTCGTTCACCATCGAATTCGATTCGCAAAGTGACTACGAAGAGAAGGTCATCGGCATTCTCGGGGCGGGTGGAGTCACAGACATTGAGACCGAGATCGAGATTGTCGTCGCCGACTCGGTGTTCCGCGAAGGCGTGAGCGTGAACGAAAACTTCACGTCTCAGGATCTTCTGCAATGGCTCGTCGAGGCCATGGTGAAGTCGGGAATCGTCGACGACGATGACAAGGACGATCTCACGGAGATCGGGAAGACCGTTGTCGAGGTCGACGGAGTCGGACACGACTCATCGGCGAAAATTGAGTACTCGGACATCGCCGATTACGGCATCCGGGATCTGAATGTCACGACTGACGGAATCGGCACAGGCGCCTACGAACGCACGATCTCATATGACCTGTCGCGTGAGACGTACTCCCGTGACACCGACGCCTACGACGAGTTCTTCACGAAGGCGACGCCAAAAGGCGGCACCTTGACCGAGCCGGACGAAGCGTCAACCGTCTGGACGATCTCTTTCTCAGCAAAAGACGAGAAGCAGCTGATCGACTACACGAACACGGCGCTGAACTCTGAATCGACGGACTTTGCCGTGTCGAGCGAGACCGACGCTGATGATCCGACGATGTTCCACACGTCAGTGATCGACTTTGTCGACTGTGGGCAGATCTGCAATGAGGACGCCGAAGTCTCGTCGAACCTGGTCCTGCCGAAGGGCTGGCAGGGTGACAACGGGGGCGCAGGAGAAGACGGTTGGTCGATGCCCATCAGCCATGACCCGGTTGTCTTCGACCACCGCGTGCAGTTCGAGTCGGTTGTTGCGGCAGCATCCGTAGCTCCTTCAGGGGAGAACACGCTCACCATCGACTACGTTCTGAGCGTCGAGAATGCGGACCTCGTCGGATCGGCGATGCAAGAATTCCTCGAGCCTGCATCAACGGTCGCGGACCTCAGTGTCGACGCGGGTAAGAAGGCAGTCACCTACACGATCACGGTTGTCGGTGAGGATGCCGCTGAGACAAACAGCCGACTGGACGAGTACCTGCCCGGGTCGCAGTACAGTGTCGTCGAGTCGGACTCGTCACTGTTTACGCGGTCGTATTCGGTGAACATGATCATCGCTTTGCCCCGTGACCTGCTGAGCGGTGGCGTCGCGGATGGGATCACGTACCGTGTTGACCTTCCCGGTGGTGCGAGCGTTGCCGATAGCTCCGAGCTGCCCAAGGGCGCCAAGATCGCCGGCAACGTCGTGGCTGTGTCTGAAGACTCCCCGAGCTCGCCTGAGTTCCGTGTTGACGCGAGTAGTCCGAACATCGGAGGCATCATCACGCTCGGTGTGATTGTGCTGTTCGTACTGCTGATCATTGCAGCCGTGGTTTTCTTGGTGATTCGGCAGAAGAAGAAGGCGGCTGCAGCAGGCCCGAACGGCGGACTCTTCAGCTACGACGGAGACCAGACGGGGAACCCCGACGCGTCTGCGGCAGGAACGCCGTCGCCCGATGCCGTGCCGCCTGCTTCGCCGACGTCGGCTGGCGAGCCGCTGGCGCAGACCGCGGTGCTCGACGAATCGGCGACGGAGCAGCTTCCAGAGCCGTCTTCTGAGTCGCCGACGGAGGTGCTGCCTCCGCGGCCACCGCTTCCGCCGAACTCGCAGCAGTAGAACGCGGCATCGGCCCGTAACCGCCGCTACAGCAGGGCGTAACAGCGGCGGATGCGGTCACGCCACCACTCGTCACGTTCGGGTGGCGCGGCGTAATCGCGCAGCATCCGCTCTGAGACGTCGACGCGGCGCACATCGATGGCGCCGTTGCGTGCCACAAGCGGCTTGTCAGTGACGTCGGCGGCGAGCAGAGAGGCTGTGCCGAGCCCGCAGTCGTAGGGCAATTCGGGCACGGCTGCGGCCAGGTGTGCGCCGAGCGCGAGACCGACCGATGTGTCGAGGGCACTCGAAACGGTGACCGGCAGTCCGGCAACGCGCACGATGTCGAGCGCACGGGTGATGCCGCCGAGTGGCTGTGCTTTGACGATGAGCAGGTCGGCGGCGTTCGCCGTGGCAACCTCGAGAGGATCGCTCGCTTTGCGCACGCTCTCGTCTGCGGCAATCGGAATGCCCATGTACTTCACGCGTTTGCGCACGTCGGCTAGCTCATCGACAGTGGCGCACGGCTGTTCGACGTACTCGATGTCGCACTCGGAAAGTGTGCGGATGGCGTGCTCGGCCTCGTCGACATTCCAGCCGCCGTTCGCGTCGAGGCGCACGCGGCCCTCTGGCCCCATCAGGCGGCGCACCTCGGCGACACGTGCGACGTCGTCATCGAGGCTCTGACCCTGTTCGGCGACCTTCACCTTCACGGTGCGGCAGCCGTCGTAGCGTGCCAGCACGGTCTCGACCTGCGCCACCTCGACAGCCGGCATCGTTGCATTCACACGGATGCTGTCGCGGAAGAGCTGTGGAAGCTCGCCCCAGCCGAACTCAATGCCTGCCCGCAGCCACGTCGCCGCCTCGGCATCCTGGTACTCAGTGAACGGCGAGAACTCGGTGGCGCCCTCGGGGCCGATGAAGATCACGGCCTCGCGCTGTGTGATTCCGCGGAACTGCGTTGTCAATGGCAGCGAGACAACGTGCGCCGTGGCAAGCAGTTCGTCGAGTGGCGGCAGCGAATCCATGCACCCATTCTGCTCTCTGCCCGCGAGAAGTACACGCATTCGGAGCCCGCGCTGCCGATGCGGCGTGTCGTCGCCCGACACGCCCCA
The Paramicrobacterium chengjingii DNA segment above includes these coding regions:
- a CDS encoding EGFR-like transmembrane domain-containing protein, producing MSSAIAQSRHDGETGVARWKRGVIALMALTVAFILTACGAVVDTTLVIKADGSGSRAISATVEADDLEKVDGGAAAIDKAITENIPEGMEYGGQKAGSDGAAVYSFTIEFDSQSDYEEKVIGILGAGGVTDIETEIEIVVADSVFREGVSVNENFTSQDLLQWLVEAMVKSGIVDDDDKDDLTEIGKTVVEVDGVGHDSSAKIEYSDIADYGIRDLNVTTDGIGTGAYERTISYDLSRETYSRDTDAYDEFFTKATPKGGTLTEPDEASTVWTISFSAKDEKQLIDYTNTALNSESTDFAVSSETDADDPTMFHTSVIDFVDCGQICNEDAEVSSNLVLPKGWQGDNGGAGEDGWSMPISHDPVVFDHRVQFESVVAAASVAPSGENTLTIDYVLSVENADLVGSAMQEFLEPASTVADLSVDAGKKAVTYTITVVGEDAAETNSRLDEYLPGSQYSVVESDSSLFTRSYSVNMIIALPRDLLSGGVADGITYRVDLPGGASVADSSELPKGAKIAGNVVAVSEDSPSSPEFRVDASSPNIGGIITLGVIVLFVLLIIAAVVFLVIRQKKKAAAAGPNGGLFSYDGDQTGNPDASAAGTPSPDAVPPASPTSAGEPLAQTAVLDESATEQLPEPSSESPTEVLPPRPPLPPNSQQ
- a CDS encoding o-succinylbenzoate synthase — encoded protein: MDSLPPLDELLATAHVVSLPLTTQFRGITQREAVIFIGPEGATEFSPFTEYQDAEAATWLRAGIEFGWGELPQLFRDSIRVNATMPAVEVAQVETVLARYDGCRTVKVKVAEQGQSLDDDVARVAEVRRLMGPEGRVRLDANGGWNVDEAEHAIRTLSECDIEYVEQPCATVDELADVRKRVKYMGIPIAADESVRKASDPLEVATANAADLLIVKAQPLGGITRALDIVRVAGLPVTVSSALDTSVGLALGAHLAAAVPELPYDCGLGTASLLAADVTDKPLVARNGAIDVRRVDVSERMLRDYAAPPERDEWWRDRIRRCYALL